Genomic window (Vitis riparia cultivar Riparia Gloire de Montpellier isolate 1030 chromosome 4, EGFV_Vit.rip_1.0, whole genome shotgun sequence):
GTGAAACTgctttttaagtgatttttctaCAATGCAACAAAACCACATGTATGTCTGCAAAACATATATTACAATAATGGTATGTGCATTCCAAGTTAGGATTAAGCTTCCTCTATATTCAATGGGATGTGTCTTAAGATATAGAGGGAACTGAAGGCATACTGACTAAATATCATTATCCAAAGAACAAAATAAACTAAGGAGCCTATTGTGAAGTCTTCATCTTTGATATCTCCTCTAACAGTAATATGGATTCAGCTGCATAATCAACTGGAACAACAGCCCTGGCTGTTATCCTCTGCCTTTTCTCATTCATGTACTCATGTTGTGCAACACTAATCCGGAAAAGATGAGGGACCCAAATAGCTTCCTTCAATTTCTGTTGGAATAGGTTCTCTTCTCCCTGCTGCAGAGAAGATTGGGTTTTTTAAACATCAGATTTTGAATGCCAGAagttcatcttttttttttttcccatagaaCCCAACAAGGCTACCAAATAAGTAACCAACTACATATGAATTAATGCATCAATGAGCAACTCTTTCAAGTTAACTAAGATTTGGACAAACTCATAGATATTTCAATTTTGTCAAGAGTTTACCTGTGATTTCAGCTTATTAAGCTTATCAGCAGAGCACCCAAATATTCTCTCTGCTTGTTCATTGAACAGAGAAAGCCATGCTTCACCACTAGCATCTGAATCTTTCACTACCATTATGTACCTGGAAAACAAAACAGAAAGGAACAAAGAAACATCACTCATAGGACAACTTTCATGAATTTCAACTACTATCG
Coding sequences:
- the LOC117913296 gene encoding replication protein A 70 kDa DNA-binding subunit B-like; protein product: MASIGSDISPSSKAGVRSMYYNRVSLSHVTSNPSLGEDKPSFFSIRAYISFIKPDQTMWYRACKTCNKKVTDVIGSGYWCEGCQKNDDECSLRYIMVVKDSDASGEAWLSLFNEQAERIFGCSADKLNKLKSQQGEENLFQQKLKEAIWVPHLFRISVAQHEYMNEKRQRITARAVVPVDYAAESILLLEEISKMKTSQ